The following coding sequences lie in one Nodularia sp. LEGE 06071 genomic window:
- the pdxA gene encoding 4-hydroxythreonine-4-phosphate dehydrogenase PdxA → MYQSHEYQAVNLQKKNRPCLALTLGDPAGIGPEVILKALADAIISQNCDVTVVGSKDLLIQVYERLNATDLANPDELQVMDVPLDREVADNIIIGRGNAASGAASFAYMESAIACTLSGKFDGIVTGPIAKSAWKLAGYNYPGQTELLAEKSGVDRFGMLFVARSPYTGWILRTLLATTHIPLCQVSTTLTPELLTRKLDLLVECLAADFGLKNGRIAIAGLNPHSGEQGQLGTEEQDWLIPWLEQERQKRPNFQLDGPIPPDTMWVKPGQAWYGNAAIQNPADAYLALYHDQGLIPVKLMAFDRAVNTSIGLPFVRTSPDHGTAFDIAGQGIADATSMKAAIELATELVCQRLRVGSRK, encoded by the coding sequence ATGTATCAAAGTCATGAATATCAGGCAGTAAATTTACAGAAAAAAAATCGCCCATGTTTGGCGCTGACACTGGGAGATCCGGCGGGAATTGGTCCTGAAGTAATTTTAAAAGCTTTGGCGGATGCAATTATTAGTCAAAACTGCGACGTGACGGTTGTAGGTAGTAAGGATTTGCTGATCCAGGTTTATGAAAGGCTGAATGCCACAGATTTAGCAAATCCAGACGAGTTACAAGTTATGGATGTGCCATTAGATAGGGAAGTTGCCGACAATATTATTATAGGTAGGGGTAATGCGGCTAGTGGTGCGGCGAGTTTTGCCTATATGGAATCTGCGATCGCCTGCACACTTTCCGGTAAGTTTGATGGTATTGTCACAGGCCCCATTGCTAAATCTGCTTGGAAGTTGGCAGGTTACAATTATCCAGGGCAAACGGAACTTTTAGCTGAAAAATCTGGGGTTGACCGCTTCGGGATGTTATTTGTGGCGCGATCGCCTTATACTGGTTGGATACTCCGAACTCTACTTGCTACCACACATATTCCTCTTTGTCAAGTATCCACTACATTAACACCGGAGTTGTTAACGAGAAAATTAGATTTACTGGTGGAGTGTCTAGCAGCAGACTTTGGGTTAAAAAATGGGAGAATTGCGATCGCAGGTTTAAATCCCCACAGTGGCGAACAGGGACAACTGGGAACAGAAGAACAAGATTGGTTAATTCCCTGGTTAGAACAAGAACGGCAAAAACGCCCCAATTTTCAGCTAGATGGACCCATACCACCAGATACAATGTGGGTGAAACCTGGTCAAGCTTGGTATGGTAATGCTGCTATTCAAAATCCTGCCGATGCGTATTTGGCACTTTATCACGACCAAGGCTTAATTCCAGTGAAGTTGATGGCTTTTGACCGCGCCGTTAACACTTCTATTGGTTTACCTTTTGTGCGGACTTCACCAGATCATGGTACAGCATTTGATATTGCCGGTCAGGGAATTGCTGATGCGACAAGTATGAAAGCGGCGATAGAGTTGGCGACTGAGTTAGTTTGTCAAAGGCTGAGGGTTGGTAGTAGAAAGTAA
- a CDS encoding PetM family cytochrome b6-f complex subunit 7, which yields MGGEILNAALLSFGLIFVGWALGALLLKIQGAEE from the coding sequence ATGGGCGGCGAAATTTTAAATGCAGCACTATTGTCTTTCGGCTTAATCTTCGTGGGTTGGGCTTTAGGTGCTTTGTTACTGAAAATTCAGGGCGCAGAAGAATAA